ACAACGATAACAACAGTATCAACCGAAAAGCACATGGCAAAGAAAAATAGTGCACCACATGTAGAACCTGCGATGCGCTATTTTTAGTACTTTGCTTACAATCAACGCATTGCAAATGCTTGATGTATTGGATCGAAGTTACATTTATCTGCCTTCAGAAGGGTTAAAGTTCTCTAAAAAATATCGATGGGCTAAGACAATATATCTTAACCCATCGTAGTGACATTTTTCGTCGAACATCTATTTTATCCCTGACAAGTTTCTCCCCATCAGAACCTAATTCCACTTCAATAGACATTACAAAGGTAAAAGGTAACAATCAAATTTGTTCAAAATTCAGAAAAAAACAGACTACTTTTTGTCCATTATAACAATTTATTTGATGATCAATTATTTTTGTATATTTATGTTCAAAATGAAAATTTCACCCACTTATTACCTATTCTATAACCGTTTTCATATTCAAATACAATAATGTAAGGCCCTGATTTCCATCCACTAACATCAATTTTGATAGTTGGTTCGCTAACCACATTTCCTTGGTACACTTCTTCACCCAAAATATTAAATATAGTATAATAAATAGGATAAATATTTGCATCTCCAAAATCAATGTTCAGTAAATCAGATGTCGGATTTGGATATATTTTAGTCTGACTAACTATTCTTTCAAATTTAAGTGTAGATAATAAACATTCCTGACTCAGTGGATGCTTGTACTTCAAAATGCCTCTGTCATGGTAACATGTCAATGTTTGGATTGTACCACTTTTAAGGTCGTCCTGATATAAAAAACCAAAATTTATCGCCCCAATTCCTTCAACCCATATCATTTTACCAAACTTTTTATCCAATTCAGCATTTTCAAATTTCAGTATTAATCTTTTTTTGAAATGTCCATTTGAAAATTGTATAGAGTCCACTTGTTTTACAAAAGCTAAGCCAAGATTTTCAGGAAGTACAAACTTATCATTTTCTTTTAGAGCAAAATCATACAATAATTTTTCATACCTCCATTCTTTTAGGTGTGTAACTGAGTCAACCTGAGCGTAATACACCTGGCCTCGTTCATCCCATCTCACAGCTCTCCGATCTTTGAAGGTTTGATTTTTTTCATCACGATAATGGATTGATCTATAAAAAAAATTTCCTTTGCCAATAGCAAATAAACTAGAATCTCCCTTAAAAGTAAGCTCAGTAGACATTTGACTGCCAACCGGTGAAATGCATGAGTAATAAAATATTTTGTGCTGCATGGTAGGTTGATCATAGAAACGCAAATCAGAGTTAGTTTTAGTTATGACAAAATCATTGCAAGTATTGTCATCGAAACAGCCGATGCTGTCCAATTTTAATAAATAATAATAGTAAACAAAAGGCTCATATGTAGTCTGCACTAATCCACTGCCTAAAAAAATATTCCCATCCTTTATTCCTAAAGTACCTGCAAATCCATGAAAGGTAGCAGGCTTATTAAAATATTTATTTATCAATCCATCGCCTAGAAAATTTCTAAAAGTCCTATACCACTTTTGATTCCCTGAAATATCAAAAGCAGATAAGAAAGCTGCATTATGCAGTGCTGCTATAGAGTCCACAACACTAACTGTACTAAAAGCATATATAACATCTCCTTCTATATATAATCTACATGGATTACTACTATCTATAAGTGGCAGGTCTATTGGCGTTTTTATCTGAATTTTATTTTCTAATTTACCTTCATCGTTTACTATAGATACTGAATTAAAATTATCTGGGTAACCCTCGCCAATAGGGCGGTGAACTTTTGCAAAGTATATCTTGTTGTTTTTATCAATCACAGAGTTGGGAATAAGACCTAATCCGGACAGTTCTGTGTCTTCCCATCTCCAAATTTCCTTTTTTTGATGATTGTATTTAATAAATCCATTATAACCTTTAGCCCAAATTGAAAAATTTGGGTTGTGATATTGTCGTAGGTATTGCACTATAAGTTGGTTGTTTTTGTCTTTCTGCACGTAAATGTTAAATAGATGACCTGTGGTATTCTCGTCCCATAGAAGCCTGATGGTTTTTACCCCTGTTATTTTATTGTACCATGCTATGAATGGTATCCAGTATTCATGGTTATATTTATATCCAATATGCATATTTCCACCTATGATAATTTCATCACCAATTTCGACCACAGAATTTGCACCCCAAGCAACCCAGTATCTACTTCAAATGTAATATAGGATATATTTTCCATATATTCATCCAAGATAGCTAAGGCCGGTCTATCATTTTGATAGCCTGCGATATAAGTAGTCTTTTTATTATCACTAATTAATAATACTTTTGTACCGCCTCGCAGATTAAAATCTAAAATCTTTTTTTTACGTATTATGGCACCTTCCATGCTTATGTCTTGGATTTCCAGGTATATAGGAGTATTAATTAAAGTCCTAACATAGTTGTTTTGAAATGCCAAACTTTGAACATAACTGGAGTTTACTATACTATCAATAATATTAAAGTTTACCTGACCGCCTACATCAAGGGAGATAGCTACTAATAGAAAAACAGGAAGAGATATTTTCATTGGTTTAAATTTTAATAAACATGATTGGGGCATATACCCCAATCAAAGCTATTTTTGATTTTTTTAAAAACATATAATATAACACTATAATTTTACAAATTTTTTTACCTGTGGTTTATTGCTTCCGGATGTTTGAATAGTATAAATACCCGGTTTCAGATCCGAAATATCCATTTCATAGTAATGAGTATTAGAACCTACTAATGCCTCTTTTATCAAAATACCTTCTGCTGATATAATCATTATTTTATGATCTGTTGTTCCAGTCAATAGAGATATCCTTAATTTGGTATCAGATGGATTTGGATATAACGTAATTTCTTCGGAAATGTCAGCTTTTGATTCGGACCTTGATTCTACACCCTTATCAGGCAATGGATGTGAATGTTCAATATATTCACCAGTTATTTTGGTATAAATGCCTCTGGCATAGCCAGAAATTGGGTGCAGTTGTTGTCCAAATTTAATTAATAAGGCTTTTTTACCAGGAGTAAGTTTATAATCTTTTGGATTTTCCAGCCATTCCAAATTAATTTTCTGTGCTTGAACAAAACCTGCTTCCTTTTCGGATTTAGTATGTATCTTATCCAAAAATTTATTCGCTGTGTGATATTCGCTTTTGTTGACCAACGCACTAAAATAATCAATAGCTACATCAAAGTCTGATTCTGATTCTACAATAAAAGATTCCATTTTTTCTTTTAATTCCTTTGTATTTTGTTTGAAAATCTCCGTTCTCCTTAAAGTATTATATTAATCCTTCTTTTGTAATAGATCTGTGTTTAGTGTATTAAGTACATTCATTTTATTAGGGTCGGACACTTTAGTTTTGGCAGAAATTTCTTGATTTAAAGTTTCAATTTGACTTTTTAACTCTTTCAGTTTGTTGTAAGGCAATTCTTCTACATTACCAAAAATAAATTCATTGACATTTGATAAGGGGCGAAAACCACCACCTTCACAGAATAGAGACGCTTGAGGTTTATCATAAGATAAATTACATATTCCAAACGTTCCGGAAGGCACTTTTGTACTTGTTGGGGAAATGTTTATTTTAATTTTATAGGTAAAAATAGACCAAGGTGCGCCCCACTGATGATAGATGCGATTAAATGAAGCTATTCCACCAGTTTTTGCAAAAACATTGCCTGCTTCGGTATTAAAATCTAACTCTTGCGTTGCTCTTACACTACCAGGATAGCCTGGAGGAGCATAAAACACCACATCATGGTTTGATGGAGAAATATGACAGTTCTCTGTAAATGATAAATTTTCGTTACTCGCTTCAAAATACTGACCTATTTCACCGGATGAGTATTTATTTCTATAAAGTCTATTTTCACCCGAACCTGTAGCCAAATTTAATGAGCCAATGGTGTTGAAATTAAAGAAATTTTCGAAGATTTCAGATCTAGTTGAACCTGATTGGTAAGTGCCATAATACAAATTATTGAAGGTATTACTAATAATTTTTATTAAACCAATGTTATTACTTGCTTCAGAATGAATCCCATATAACCCTCCATTAAAAATATTATTATTTATCTCTGAGGCATTTGTTGATACAATTGTTTGAATTAAGGAGACACTCTTTGATGTAGTATTACCGTTAAATACATTATTGTTTTCGACCGAGACATTTGCATCATATGCTGTTATTCCGGTTCTCGTGTAATTATTAAAATTGTTGCCATTAAAAATAATCCCATCAGCATCCCAAATTGTAACACAATCATTTTCTGTAAAAAAATTGCAATTCAGAAATTGACTTCTTTCAACTCCAATATTCCTCATAAAAGCACAAGCTCTTCTACAATTTATAAAATTAGCATTATTTGCATAAACTAATCCCCCCCAATAATTTTGGAATTCTGGCCACGGGTAATCATTATTTAACATTTCTATTCCTTCATATGCATTGCTTATTGTTGCACCATTTATAAGTACAATTGTTCCTGCTTGATTTGATGAAGGCATAATAAACGGCGATGCAGCTTGTCCTACATTGGGGTTTCCTTCTAAATCAATACCTTGCCATTTATCACCACAATTTACAGTTAGTGTAGCCGTATTTAAAACAAGTTTTGCACCTCTTTTTACCAATATTCTGGAATTAGGATTAAACTTTATTATTGCATTGGAGTTTATTGTCAATTCAGCCCCAGCTTGAATTATTAAATTTCCTGAGATTACTTTATCTGTGTTATAAGTAGTATTTTGGCTTATATAGACATTTGTTCCTTGATAGTTTTGTGCCATTTGTACAGCAGCATAAGCATCAATTATTCCGTTGGTTATTAGTCCATTATAATGGGAAGCATTATTAGGTAGACCTGAATGAGTTGTTTTTATAATATGTTCGATATCTTGCGGTGATAGACATGGATTTACCGCCTTCATTAAAGCTACAATACCAGCGACAGAAGGCGCACCGAATGAAGTATTGCCTGAGCCAACTGCGCAAGTATTGTGTGCTTGTAGTCTTGGCACATTGACGCACAAAGCAAAAATGTCCATATTTGGTGAGAATGTATCGCCTAGAGGACCATATTCAATATAATTTCTATTTATATCTGCTTGTCCAACATATATGACACCATTTATTTGTCTAATGTTTGAATTATTATCTCCGAAGGCGGTAACTAATAGAGTGACTCCATTGTCAACCATTTCCTGTGCTTCTGATGTTGTTAATCCTGTACCAGAATAACTAATACTTATTATCTTATGCCCATCTTGGTATGCTTGCCAAATTCCAGAATTAGGATTTCCTGACGTACAGTCTGAAGCCACACAATACCCTGCAACTTTTGTAAGATTTCCAGTTCCAGCAGAACATATATTATTATTTATAATGGCTGAAACTGCTCCGGCAACCATAAACCCATGACCACATCCAACAAATATAGGATTACAATTCCCTTTTATGCTTGTAAATTTTCCTAATAAGTCAGAATGAGAATTGTTAAAAAATTGATCTACTACAGCCACAGTAATTGATGGACTTCCTTGTGTAATCATCCATGCACAGGGAACATTCATTCCTGTCAAATACCAATCACCACCACCTTGTAGTAAAGGATCATTATAACCAATTGGATTATTACAACTATTCATATCTTCATTGGTTAAGTGACATTCATTGATTTGCTTGTTTGATTTACTTTCCACAAGCGTTTCTAAAGAAATTTCATCACAAATCAATGTGACTTCATCTATAAAAGGACATAGTCTTAATTTTTCAAACAATGTTGAATATTCGTTATTATCAGATAATTCTATTCTAAATAAGTCTTTAACTCTTTTAGATTTACCATCTGGTCTATGCTGAATAATTTTTTTTACCTTATATTTCTGAAAAATATTATTTAAATTTGTGTTTTTTGTTTCTTTAGTTTTAACATTCAATGGTTTTTCCATTTCAGTTAAAGCACGATAAACAATTCCATAGCATTGTTTTGGAGTATATTCTTGAGAAAAAACCTTTTGGATAGAATTTAGCATCAGAAAGAAAAATACTATTATACTAATTATAAACTTTCTCATTTTTTTAAAATTTTAAATTTGTTAATAAATATTTTCAAAAATTACTCCCTACTTTCTTTCTGTCAAGGTGGTGTTCGGGAAATAAATCCACCTCCATAAACATA
The sequence above is drawn from the Saprospiraceae bacterium genome and encodes:
- a CDS encoding T9SS type A sorting domain-containing protein — translated: MHIGYKYNHEYWIPFIAWYNKITGVKTIRLLWDENTTGHLFNIYVQKDKNNQLIVQYLRQYHNPNFSIWAKGYNGFIKYNHQKKEIWRWEDTELSGLGLIPNSVIDKNNKIYFAKVHRPIGEGYPDNFNSVSIVNDEGKLENKIQIKTPIDLPLIDSSNPCRLYIEGDVIYAFSTVSVVDSIAALHNAAFLSAFDISGNQKWYRTFRNFLGDGLINKYFNKPATFHGFAGTLGIKDGNIFLGSGLVQTTYEPFVYYYYLLKLDSIGCFDDNTCNDFVITKTNSDLRFYDQPTMQHKIFYYSCISPVGSQMSTELTFKGDSSLFAIGKGNFFYRSIHYRDEKNQTFKDRRAVRWDERGQVYYAQVDSVTHLKEWRYEKLLYDFALKENDKFVLPENLGLAFVKQVDSIQFSNGHFKKRLILKFENAELDKKFGKMIWVEGIGAINFGFLYQDDLKSGTIQTLTCYHDRGILKYKHPLSQECLLSTLKFERIVSQTKIYPNPTSDLLNIDFGDANIYPIYYTIFNILGEEVYQGNVVSEPTIKIDVSGWKSGPYIIVFEYENGYRIGNKWVKFSF
- a CDS encoding T9SS type A sorting domain-containing protein is translated as MESFIVESESDFDVAIDYFSALVNKSEYHTANKFLDKIHTKSEKEAGFVQAQKINLEWLENPKDYKLTPGKKALLIKFGQQLHPISGYARGIYTKITGEYIEHSHPLPDKGVESRSESKADISEEITLYPNPSDTKLRISLLTGTTDHKIMIISAEGILIKEALVGSNTHYYEMDISDLKPGIYTIQTSGSNKPQVKKFVKL
- a CDS encoding S8 family serine peptidase, which codes for MRKFIISIIVFFFLMLNSIQKVFSQEYTPKQCYGIVYRALTEMEKPLNVKTKETKNTNLNNIFQKYKVKKIIQHRPDGKSKRVKDLFRIELSDNNEYSTLFEKLRLCPFIDEVTLICDEISLETLVESKSNKQINECHLTNEDMNSCNNPIGYNDPLLQGGGDWYLTGMNVPCAWMITQGSPSITVAVVDQFFNNSHSDLLGKFTSIKGNCNPIFVGCGHGFMVAGAVSAIINNNICSAGTGNLTKVAGYCVASDCTSGNPNSGIWQAYQDGHKIISISYSGTGLTTSEAQEMVDNGVTLLVTAFGDNNSNIRQINGVIYVGQADINRNYIEYGPLGDTFSPNMDIFALCVNVPRLQAHNTCAVGSGNTSFGAPSVAGIVALMKAVNPCLSPQDIEHIIKTTHSGLPNNASHYNGLITNGIIDAYAAVQMAQNYQGTNVYISQNTTYNTDKVISGNLIIQAGAELTINSNAIIKFNPNSRILVKRGAKLVLNTATLTVNCGDKWQGIDLEGNPNVGQAASPFIMPSSNQAGTIVLINGATISNAYEGIEMLNNDYPWPEFQNYWGGLVYANNANFINCRRACAFMRNIGVERSQFLNCNFFTENDCVTIWDADGIIFNGNNFNNYTRTGITAYDANVSVENNNVFNGNTTSKSVSLIQTIVSTNASEINNNIFNGGLYGIHSEASNNIGLIKIISNTFNNLYYGTYQSGSTRSEIFENFFNFNTIGSLNLATGSGENRLYRNKYSSGEIGQYFEASNENLSFTENCHISPSNHDVVFYAPPGYPGSVRATQELDFNTEAGNVFAKTGGIASFNRIYHQWGAPWSIFTYKIKINISPTSTKVPSGTFGICNLSYDKPQASLFCEGGGFRPLSNVNEFIFGNVEELPYNKLKELKSQIETLNQEISAKTKVSDPNKMNVLNTLNTDLLQKKD